From one Burkholderia pyrrocinia genomic stretch:
- a CDS encoding tautomerase family protein, translating into MPFTRIAVREGKPAAYRAALVDGVHRALMHTFNVPEDDIFMVVTEHAAENFVFGRHYLDIERSDDLVMIQITANNTRTLEQKRALYRTIAENLAQQPGVRQQDVFISLVEVLKEDWSFGNGIAQYAV; encoded by the coding sequence ATGCCATTCACCCGTATCGCAGTGCGCGAAGGCAAACCGGCCGCATACCGCGCGGCGCTCGTCGACGGCGTGCATCGCGCGCTGATGCACACGTTCAACGTGCCCGAGGACGACATCTTCATGGTCGTCACCGAGCATGCGGCCGAGAACTTCGTGTTCGGCCGCCATTACCTCGACATCGAACGCAGCGACGATCTCGTGATGATCCAGATCACCGCGAACAACACGCGCACGCTCGAGCAGAAGCGGGCGCTGTACCGGACGATCGCGGAGAACCTCGCGCAGCAGCCCGGCGTGCGGCAACAGGACGTATTCATCAGTCTTGTCGAGGTGCTGAAGGAGGACTGGTCGTTCGGCAACGGCATCGCGCAATACGCCGTTTGA
- a CDS encoding LysR family transcriptional regulator, translating into MKVLDLDAVRAFVLVADLASFTRAADALGTTQSAVSLKLKRLEAHLGKPLLARTPRVVKLAADGENFLPAARALLDAHDHALGAISAGTHRLSLGVSEHVAVPDLPAVLTSLHRQDPGLSLEMHLGMSAGLLAQYDERRLDAAIVRHEPGEDPPRDDGTLLFAEPLAWLAAPDWAPRAGEPLPLAVLAGPCGVRAAALRALDHAGRPWRERFTGGGVAAVTAAAAAGLAVCPLARRVAPRTLVDVGAKFGLPPLPQSQVVLYSRVRDARAAAALRRFADSLAISA; encoded by the coding sequence ATGAAAGTACTCGATCTCGATGCCGTACGCGCGTTCGTGCTGGTCGCCGATCTCGCCAGCTTCACGCGCGCCGCCGACGCGCTCGGCACCACGCAATCGGCCGTCAGCCTGAAGCTGAAGCGGCTGGAGGCGCACCTCGGCAAGCCGCTGCTCGCGCGCACGCCGCGCGTGGTCAAGCTCGCCGCCGACGGCGAGAACTTCCTGCCGGCCGCCCGGGCGCTGCTCGACGCGCACGACCACGCGCTCGGCGCGATCTCGGCCGGCACGCACCGCCTGTCACTCGGCGTCAGCGAGCACGTCGCGGTGCCCGACCTGCCGGCCGTGCTCACGAGCCTGCATCGGCAGGATCCGGGGCTGTCGCTGGAAATGCATCTCGGGATGTCGGCGGGCCTGCTCGCGCAATACGACGAACGCAGGCTCGACGCGGCGATCGTGCGGCACGAGCCCGGCGAAGACCCGCCGCGCGACGACGGCACGCTGCTGTTTGCCGAACCGCTGGCCTGGCTCGCCGCGCCCGACTGGGCACCGCGCGCGGGCGAGCCGCTGCCGCTCGCGGTGCTGGCCGGCCCGTGCGGCGTGCGAGCCGCCGCACTGCGCGCGCTCGATCATGCGGGGCGGCCGTGGCGCGAGCGCTTCACCGGCGGCGGTGTCGCGGCGGTCACGGCGGCCGCGGCGGCGGGGCTCGCCGTCTGTCCGCTCGCGCGGCGTGTCGCGCCGCGCACGCTGGTCGACGTCGGCGCGAAATTCGGGCTGCCGCCGCTGCCGCAGTCGCAGGTCGTGCTGTATTCGCGCGTGCGCGACGCCCGTGCAGCCGCCGCGCTGCGCAGGTTTGCCGACAGCCTTGCAATCTCGGCGTAA
- a CDS encoding DMT family transporter, whose translation MKPEARKHLRANLLMLAAAAIWGSAFVAQRLSLDVIGPFLFTGLRFLLGALVLVPLLMLNTASRAQLAAIRRAPALLLPGLALGGLLAVSISLQQFGLQYTRVANAGFISSLYVVIVPLMGVFARHRIGAGTWFGALLAAIGLYFLSIDEHFSVLYGDWFQLAGAVIIAAHVMAVGHLAKRHDPLVLAFLQFVVCGVACLAVGLAVEPVSVAMLRGALPTLLYGGLLSVGVGYTLQVVAQRDAAPAHAAVIFSMEGVFAAIAGWAALGETLTLRALVGCALMLAGLLACQLLPNGDARKKDEDALPA comes from the coding sequence ATGAAGCCCGAAGCCCGCAAGCACCTCCGCGCCAACCTGCTGATGCTCGCCGCCGCCGCGATCTGGGGCTCGGCGTTCGTCGCGCAGCGACTGAGCCTCGACGTGATCGGGCCGTTCCTGTTCACGGGGCTGCGCTTCCTGCTCGGCGCGCTCGTACTGGTTCCGCTGCTGATGCTGAACACGGCGTCGCGCGCGCAACTCGCGGCGATCCGCCGCGCGCCGGCGCTGCTGCTGCCGGGCCTCGCGCTCGGCGGGCTGCTCGCCGTGTCGATCTCGCTGCAGCAGTTCGGCCTGCAGTACACGCGGGTTGCGAACGCGGGCTTCATCAGCTCGCTGTACGTCGTGATCGTGCCGCTGATGGGCGTGTTCGCGCGCCACCGGATCGGCGCGGGCACGTGGTTCGGCGCGCTGCTCGCGGCGATCGGCCTGTATTTCCTCAGCATCGACGAGCATTTCTCGGTGCTCTACGGCGACTGGTTCCAGCTCGCGGGCGCCGTCATCATCGCCGCGCACGTGATGGCCGTCGGCCATCTCGCGAAACGCCACGATCCGCTCGTGCTCGCGTTCCTGCAGTTTGTGGTCTGCGGCGTGGCGTGCCTCGCGGTCGGTCTCGCCGTCGAGCCGGTCAGCGTCGCAATGCTGCGCGGCGCGCTGCCGACGCTGCTGTACGGCGGGCTGCTGTCGGTCGGTGTCGGCTATACGCTGCAGGTCGTCGCGCAACGCGACGCGGCGCCCGCGCACGCGGCCGTGATCTTCAGCATGGAAGGCGTGTTCGCGGCGATCGCCGGCTGGGCCGCGCTCGGCGAAACGCTGACGCTGCGCGCGCTCGTCGGCTGCGCGCTGATGCTGGCCGGCCTGCTCGCGTGCCAGTTGCTGCCGAATGGCGACGCACGGAAAAAGGACGAGGACGCGCTGCCGGCGTGA
- a CDS encoding sensor histidine kinase, giving the protein MTSTSVDPAADLLRERAAHYATQAALFLRDQALSTASHDLRSPLNAMHSWAYVLERQLANADPNLQRALAGIRTGIDQQVTLIDDVLDAPRAETRTLAIAPRPFALRALLDDTIALVRFALADARQVALDATLPDGEPSLSADRERIAQALWTLLTAAVEASAAGSRVTFACTRDGAQFAARASCTVSADALADPAQLHAFESFARREMLRERDAKRIAWALALCQRVALAHGGTFSHTAFADGATAAITFTVPCEAPV; this is encoded by the coding sequence GTGACGTCCACTTCCGTCGATCCCGCCGCCGACCTGCTGCGCGAACGCGCAGCGCACTACGCCACCCAGGCGGCGCTGTTCCTGCGCGACCAGGCGCTCTCCACCGCGTCGCACGACCTGCGCAGCCCGCTGAATGCGATGCATAGCTGGGCATACGTGCTCGAGCGCCAGCTCGCCAATGCCGATCCGAACCTGCAGCGCGCGCTCGCGGGCATCCGCACGGGCATCGACCAGCAGGTGACGCTGATCGACGACGTGCTCGACGCGCCGCGTGCCGAAACGCGCACGCTCGCGATCGCGCCGCGGCCGTTTGCGCTGCGCGCGCTGCTCGACGACACGATCGCGCTGGTCCGTTTCGCACTCGCCGACGCACGGCAGGTCGCGCTCGACGCGACGCTGCCGGACGGCGAGCCGTCGCTGTCGGCCGACCGCGAACGCATCGCGCAGGCGCTCTGGACCCTGCTGACGGCGGCCGTCGAGGCCAGCGCCGCCGGCAGCCGCGTGACGTTCGCCTGCACGCGCGACGGTGCGCAGTTCGCCGCGCGCGCCTCCTGCACCGTCAGCGCCGACGCGCTCGCCGATCCGGCGCAACTGCATGCGTTCGAATCGTTCGCGCGGCGCGAGATGCTGCGCGAGCGCGACGCGAAGCGGATCGCCTGGGCGCTCGCGCTGTGCCAGCGCGTTGCGCTCGCGCACGGCGGCACGTTCTCGCATACCGCGTTCGCCGACGGCGCGACCGCCGCCATCACGTTCACCGTTCCGTGCGAGGCGCCGGTGTAA
- a CDS encoding hemolysin family protein, which produces MLQIFALIGALFLVALNGFFVAAEFGLVKLRATRVKTLARKHGLRGRILGVVHGRLDAYLSACQLGITLASLGLGWVGEPAFAELIGPLLDLIGVQSERVVHLISLVFAFSLISFLHIVVGELAPKSMAIRQSEKVGLWVALPLYAFYWAMYPAIWVLNNSANAVLRLAGLSADHGGDAHYSTDELKLILRSRRSTAGNPAQPARGTYSNDEWNTLAHSLDFSSMTVSDLMRPAHEMIGLRRDLPLPDNMEIVARHRFSRYPLFEDASREQVSGLIHLKDLLLARHAGAALEDLSDYVRPVQYVRPDTPALDLFRRFRKGAPHFALVGNKGEKPIGFLTLDNLLGALVGQIHDEFRQGDADWSRLDDGTLMGKGSLPVVSLEQALGIDIDEGRAESVGGLVIQALSDLPTEGQRVSFDRFDVVVKKMNGPRIVLVRVYPKIAKEADE; this is translated from the coding sequence TTGTTACAGATCTTCGCGCTCATCGGCGCGTTGTTCCTGGTGGCCCTGAACGGGTTCTTCGTTGCGGCCGAATTCGGCCTCGTCAAACTGCGCGCGACGCGCGTCAAGACCCTTGCCCGCAAGCACGGCCTGCGCGGGCGCATCCTCGGCGTCGTGCACGGCCGGCTCGACGCGTATCTTTCCGCGTGCCAGCTCGGCATCACGCTCGCGTCGCTCGGCCTCGGCTGGGTCGGGGAACCTGCCTTCGCGGAACTGATCGGCCCGCTGCTCGACCTGATCGGTGTGCAGTCCGAACGCGTCGTGCACCTGATCTCGCTCGTGTTCGCGTTCTCGCTGATCTCGTTCCTGCACATCGTCGTCGGCGAGCTTGCGCCGAAATCGATGGCGATCCGCCAGTCCGAGAAGGTCGGCCTGTGGGTCGCGCTGCCGCTCTATGCGTTCTATTGGGCGATGTATCCGGCGATCTGGGTGCTCAACAACAGCGCCAACGCGGTGCTGCGGCTCGCGGGGCTGTCGGCCGACCATGGCGGGGACGCGCACTATTCGACCGACGAGCTGAAGCTGATCCTGCGCAGCCGCCGCAGCACGGCCGGCAACCCGGCACAGCCGGCGCGCGGCACGTACAGCAACGACGAGTGGAACACGCTCGCGCATTCGCTCGATTTTTCGTCGATGACCGTGTCGGACCTGATGCGGCCGGCCCATGAAATGATCGGCCTGCGGCGCGACCTGCCGCTGCCCGACAACATGGAGATCGTCGCGCGGCACCGCTTCAGCCGCTATCCGCTGTTCGAGGACGCGTCGCGCGAACAGGTGAGCGGGCTGATCCACCTGAAGGACCTGCTGCTCGCGCGTCACGCCGGTGCTGCGCTGGAAGACCTGTCCGACTACGTGCGCCCGGTGCAGTACGTGAGGCCCGACACCCCGGCGCTCGACCTGTTCCGCCGCTTCCGCAAGGGCGCGCCGCACTTCGCGCTGGTCGGCAACAAGGGCGAGAAGCCGATCGGCTTCCTGACGCTCGACAACCTGCTCGGCGCGCTGGTCGGCCAGATCCACGACGAGTTCCGCCAGGGCGATGCCGACTGGAGCCGCCTCGACGACGGCACGCTGATGGGCAAGGGCAGCCTGCCCGTCGTGTCGCTCGAGCAGGCGCTCGGCATCGACATCGACGAAGGCCGCGCGGAATCGGTCGGCGGCCTCGTGATCCAGGCGCTCAGCGACCTGCCGACCGAAGGGCAGCGCGTGTCGTTCGACCGCTTCGACGTCGTCGTGAAGAAGATGAACGGGCCGCGCATCGTGCTGGTGCGCGTCTACCCGAAGATCGCGAAGGAGGCCGACGAATGA
- a CDS encoding thiamine phosphate synthase, protein MNATLPRCCVITPEPVSASAADCDAFLDRLSAVLARGETLVQLRVKSLDAAAFARLAAAALARCDAAGAHLMLNGPIDAAGVMRLDGAGWHLDGTALRAAAQRPLPAGRWVSAACHTQDDLLLAARAGADFVTLSPVLPTLSHPGAPALGWSRFDALAAQAAMPVYALGGMTRAHLDDARRHGAYGIAGIRGFW, encoded by the coding sequence ATGAACGCGACGCTGCCGCGCTGCTGCGTGATCACGCCGGAACCGGTGTCCGCGTCGGCGGCCGATTGCGACGCGTTTCTCGACCGGCTGTCGGCCGTGCTCGCGCGCGGCGAGACGCTCGTGCAACTGCGCGTGAAATCGCTCGATGCGGCCGCGTTCGCGCGGCTCGCCGCCGCGGCGCTCGCGCGCTGCGATGCCGCCGGCGCGCACCTGATGCTGAACGGCCCGATCGATGCGGCCGGTGTGATGCGGCTCGACGGCGCCGGCTGGCATCTCGACGGCACCGCGTTGCGCGCCGCCGCGCAGCGGCCGTTGCCGGCCGGACGATGGGTGTCCGCCGCCTGCCACACGCAAGACGACCTGCTGCTGGCCGCGCGCGCCGGCGCGGATTTCGTCACGCTGTCGCCCGTGCTGCCGACGCTCAGCCACCCCGGTGCGCCGGCGCTCGGCTGGAGCCGATTCGACGCGCTGGCCGCACAAGCCGCGATGCCCGTCTACGCGCTCGGCGGAATGACGCGCGCACACCTCGACGATGCGCGCCGTCACGGCGCGTACGGCATCGCAGGCATTCGCGGGTTCTGGTAA
- a CDS encoding DUF3459 domain-containing protein has product MSDCPHDPYAQHYIHCLPFGAQPCGALCTTPRTHFRVWAPGSTQVQLELDTGFGPTLVPMTAAGPNWFEVFADCGAGERYRYRLDDAVSIPDPASRSQPEGLNGPSEVVDPRAFTWRNTFWRGRPWEDIALYAIRPHAVGGFEGVRRRLPQLARLGVTAVELLASPHDSLPFAPLAAEGGPDALKALIDDAHGYGLAVLLELDYARFGSGTEALRHYAAPFFHTRDDPLQVPPLALDHPEVCDFFCDNALYWIDEYRCDGLRLREADRIGVSWLREIADRVRAAVPADRFIHLVLGSERHPAHLADTHFDAQWNGCGERALHRLTGRDTSAHEGISTHQSIHTLARALTAAGAAFQPAASGEGMAAETGLSLTSLVLSDGAWRDCGQGGSGQEAGLAGLALSLLTPQIPLIFDETARDADRAHFVQSALAVRAKLIAPRLSDCRPQDAHALKANGDGDADALLASWRLADDETLTIALNLSPDAVPFDAPRGQVVFETPARARDRVDEGELPPYSLVAWLTGDVNRYALTHDVRRIDDGSWRGARPNLNA; this is encoded by the coding sequence ATGTCCGATTGTCCGCACGATCCGTACGCGCAGCACTACATTCATTGTTTGCCGTTTGGCGCGCAGCCCTGTGGCGCGTTGTGCACGACGCCGCGCACGCATTTTCGCGTGTGGGCGCCGGGCAGCACGCAGGTCCAGCTCGAACTCGATACCGGCTTCGGCCCGACGCTTGTCCCGATGACGGCCGCCGGCCCGAACTGGTTCGAAGTCTTTGCCGATTGCGGCGCAGGCGAGCGTTACCGGTATCGCCTCGACGATGCCGTGTCGATTCCCGATCCCGCATCGCGCTCGCAACCGGAAGGGCTCAACGGCCCGAGCGAGGTCGTCGATCCGCGCGCATTCACGTGGCGCAACACGTTCTGGCGCGGGCGCCCGTGGGAAGACATCGCGCTCTACGCGATTCGCCCGCATGCCGTTGGCGGCTTCGAAGGCGTGCGCCGCCGCCTGCCGCAACTCGCGCGCCTCGGCGTGACCGCGGTGGAACTGCTCGCATCGCCGCACGACAGCCTGCCGTTCGCGCCGCTTGCGGCTGAAGGCGGCCCCGACGCGCTGAAGGCGCTGATCGACGACGCGCACGGCTACGGTCTCGCGGTGCTGCTGGAACTCGACTACGCGCGCTTCGGCAGCGGTACCGAAGCGCTGCGTCACTACGCGGCGCCGTTCTTCCATACGCGCGACGATCCGCTGCAGGTGCCGCCGCTGGCGCTCGATCATCCGGAAGTCTGCGATTTCTTCTGCGACAACGCGCTGTACTGGATCGACGAATACCGTTGCGACGGGCTGCGCCTGCGCGAAGCCGACCGGATCGGCGTATCGTGGCTGCGCGAGATCGCGGACCGCGTGCGCGCGGCCGTGCCGGCCGACCGGTTCATCCATCTCGTGCTCGGCAGCGAGCGGCATCCGGCGCATCTCGCCGATACCCATTTCGATGCGCAATGGAACGGTTGCGGCGAACGCGCGCTGCACCGGCTGACGGGGCGCGACACGTCGGCCCACGAAGGTATTTCCACGCACCAGTCGATCCACACGCTCGCGCGCGCGCTGACCGCGGCCGGCGCGGCGTTCCAGCCGGCCGCGTCGGGAGAAGGCATGGCTGCCGAAACCGGGCTGTCGTTGACGTCGCTGGTGTTGTCCGATGGCGCGTGGCGCGACTGCGGCCAGGGTGGCAGCGGGCAAGAGGCCGGCCTGGCCGGGCTTGCGCTGTCGCTGCTCACGCCGCAGATCCCGCTGATCTTCGACGAAACCGCGCGCGACGCCGATCGTGCGCATTTCGTGCAGTCGGCGCTCGCGGTGCGCGCGAAGCTGATCGCGCCGCGCTTGTCCGATTGCCGGCCGCAGGACGCGCATGCGCTGAAGGCGAACGGCGACGGCGATGCCGACGCGCTGCTCGCGTCATGGCGCCTTGCCGACGACGAGACGCTGACGATTGCGTTGAACCTGTCGCCCGATGCGGTGCCGTTCGATGCGCCGAGAGGGCAGGTCGTGTTCGAGACGCCGGCGCGCGCGCGCGACCGGGTCGATGAAGGGGAATTGCCGCCGTATTCGCTCGTCGCGTGGCTGACGGGCGACGTCAACCGGTACGCGCTCACACACGACGTGCGTCGTATCGACGACGGCTCGTGGCGTGGAGCGCGACCGAACCTGAACGCGTGA
- a CDS encoding class I SAM-dependent methyltransferase, protein MSLPASAAKFDPARAHEYAEQSRIALAGYDACHELTACMLASAIGVPDARILVAGAGGTGQEICVTAALEPGWRFTAVDPSAPMLALARTNVEAAGFGARTTFVEDNVDALPDAPAFDGATLIGVLHHVPGDDAKAALLHAIARRLKPGAPLVLAGNHRRYADHPRLLDAWQQRWRMKGATPDAVRAQLAKILQGADPPASEEAVFDLLRDAGFDMPLRFFASLFWGAWIAVRRA, encoded by the coding sequence ATGTCGCTTCCCGCCAGCGCCGCGAAATTCGATCCGGCACGCGCACACGAATACGCCGAGCAATCGCGCATCGCGCTCGCCGGCTACGATGCCTGCCACGAACTCACCGCGTGCATGCTCGCGTCGGCGATCGGCGTGCCCGATGCGCGGATACTCGTCGCGGGCGCGGGCGGCACGGGGCAGGAAATCTGCGTGACGGCCGCGCTCGAACCGGGCTGGCGGTTCACGGCCGTCGACCCGTCCGCGCCGATGCTCGCGCTCGCGCGCACGAACGTCGAAGCCGCGGGCTTCGGCGCGCGCACGACGTTCGTCGAGGACAACGTCGATGCGCTGCCCGACGCGCCCGCGTTCGACGGCGCGACGCTGATCGGCGTGCTGCATCATGTCCCGGGCGACGATGCGAAGGCGGCGCTGCTGCATGCGATCGCGCGGCGCCTGAAGCCCGGCGCGCCGCTCGTGCTCGCCGGCAATCATCGCCGCTACGCGGACCACCCTCGCCTGCTCGACGCGTGGCAGCAACGCTGGCGCATGAAGGGCGCGACGCCCGACGCCGTACGCGCGCAACTCGCGAAGATACTGCAAGGCGCCGATCCGCCCGCGTCCGAGGAAGCCGTGTTCGACCTGCTGCGCGATGCGGGCTTCGATATGCCGCTGCGCTTTTTCGCAAGCCTGTTCTGGGGCGCATGGATCGCGGTGCGGCGCGCATAA
- a CDS encoding glutathione S-transferase, producing MLTVHHLNNSRSQRVLWLLEELDVPYEIVRYERDPKTMLAPPALRAIHPLGKSPIVTDDGRTFAESGAIIEYLVERYGNGRLAPPPGTPERHDYTYWLHYAEGSAMPPLLLKLVALRIAHAPMPFFARPIARKIADTLQSGFVDPQIALHLGHIDGALNRTGWFVGDGFSAADIQMSFPLEAATARVGGSRYPAIARFLDTIHARPAYRRALERGGPYDLLK from the coding sequence ATGCTCACCGTCCACCACCTGAACAACTCGCGCTCGCAGCGCGTGCTCTGGCTGCTCGAAGAACTGGATGTGCCGTACGAGATCGTGCGCTACGAGCGCGATCCGAAAACGATGCTCGCGCCGCCCGCGCTGCGCGCGATCCATCCGCTCGGCAAGTCGCCCATCGTCACCGACGACGGCCGCACGTTCGCCGAATCGGGCGCGATCATCGAATACCTGGTCGAACGCTACGGCAACGGGCGCCTCGCGCCGCCGCCCGGCACGCCCGAGCGGCACGATTACACGTACTGGCTGCACTACGCGGAAGGGTCGGCGATGCCGCCGCTGCTGCTCAAGCTCGTCGCGCTGCGGATCGCGCATGCGCCGATGCCGTTCTTCGCACGGCCGATCGCGCGCAAGATCGCCGACACGCTGCAGTCGGGCTTCGTCGATCCGCAGATCGCGCTGCACCTCGGCCATATCGACGGCGCGCTGAATCGCACGGGGTGGTTCGTCGGCGACGGCTTCAGCGCGGCCGACATCCAGATGAGCTTTCCGCTCGAAGCCGCGACCGCGCGCGTCGGCGGCAGCCGGTACCCCGCGATCGCGCGTTTTCTCGACACGATCCACGCGCGGCCTGCATACCGGCGGGCGCTGGAACGCGGCGGCCCGTACGACCTGCTCAAGTAA
- a CDS encoding DUF1345 domain-containing protein — translation MTFYPQVLRNRPRMVAAFVAGVLCAVLLPFPLRSTVRALIGWDCAIWLYLALMWVRMVTAHHHKVREIAVREDENATTVLTVVCLATVASVAAIAIELATAKGVGFRAGLGHYAVTGATLFGAWFLIPTIFTLHYARLYYGSPSSDRALRFPDQHPEPDYWDFLYFAFTLAVASQTADVSLANRSARRAVLAQSILSFYFNMAVLGLSINVAAGLLS, via the coding sequence ATGACGTTTTATCCGCAGGTATTACGCAACCGGCCGCGCATGGTCGCGGCGTTCGTCGCGGGCGTGCTGTGCGCGGTGCTGCTGCCGTTTCCGCTGCGTTCGACCGTGCGTGCGCTGATCGGCTGGGATTGCGCGATCTGGCTGTATCTCGCGCTGATGTGGGTGCGCATGGTCACCGCTCACCATCACAAGGTGCGCGAAATCGCGGTCCGCGAGGATGAAAACGCGACGACCGTGCTGACGGTCGTCTGCCTCGCGACGGTCGCGAGCGTGGCCGCGATCGCGATCGAGCTGGCGACGGCCAAGGGCGTCGGGTTTCGCGCGGGGCTCGGCCATTACGCGGTGACGGGCGCGACGCTGTTCGGCGCATGGTTCCTGATCCCGACGATCTTCACGCTGCACTACGCGCGGCTCTACTACGGCTCGCCGAGCAGCGACCGCGCGCTCCGCTTCCCGGACCAGCACCCCGAACCCGATTACTGGGATTTCCTGTATTTCGCGTTCACGCTCGCGGTCGCGTCGCAGACCGCCGATGTGTCGCTGGCGAACCGCTCCGCGCGGCGCGCGGTGCTCGCGCAGTCGATCCTGTCGTTCTACTTCAACATGGCCGTGCTCGGGCTGTCGATCAACGTCGCGGCGGGGTTGCTGAGTTGA
- a CDS encoding metallophosphoesterase gives MTATAPLCRHPANTAGRDFVVGDLHGCVDVLCALLHDIRFDPARDRLFSVGDLVDRGPASEATLDLLDRPWCHVVRGNHEEVLSLVSRGKLSPDAWRGIGGDWGADLPPERLHAHAARVDALPLVRVIGDGPERFNVLHAEFFGSDADLDTGSYSHDVRERLIWGRDLVQGLADPARQAGLSLTCTGHTPVRAPQRIGAQWFIDTGAFAQSGRLTLAEPRTGRTWSMTQAEARERHAGDWPLP, from the coding sequence ATGACTGCCACCGCCCCCCTCTGCCGCCACCCCGCGAACACGGCCGGCCGCGACTTCGTCGTCGGCGACCTGCACGGCTGCGTGGACGTGCTGTGCGCGCTGCTGCACGACATCCGCTTCGACCCGGCCCGCGACCGCCTGTTCTCGGTCGGCGATCTCGTCGACCGCGGCCCTGCATCCGAAGCCACGCTCGACCTGCTCGACCGCCCGTGGTGCCACGTCGTGCGCGGCAATCACGAGGAAGTGCTGAGCCTCGTGTCGCGCGGCAAGCTGTCGCCCGACGCGTGGCGCGGGATCGGCGGCGACTGGGGCGCCGACCTGCCGCCGGAACGGCTGCACGCGCATGCGGCACGCGTCGACGCGCTGCCGCTGGTGCGCGTGATCGGCGACGGCCCCGAGCGCTTCAACGTGCTGCATGCGGAATTCTTCGGCTCGGACGCCGACCTCGACACCGGCAGCTATTCGCACGACGTGCGCGAGCGGTTGATCTGGGGCCGCGATCTGGTCCAGGGGCTCGCCGATCCGGCGCGGCAGGCCGGGCTGTCGCTGACCTGCACCGGGCACACGCCCGTGCGCGCACCGCAGCGGATCGGCGCGCAGTGGTTCATCGACACCGGCGCGTTCGCGCAGTCCGGGCGGCTCACGCTCGCCGAGCCGCGCACCGGCCGCACATGGTCGATGACGCAGGCCGAGGCGCGCGAACGCCACGCAGGCGACTGGCCGCTGCCCTGA
- a CDS encoding RES family NAD+ phosphorylase has protein sequence MPIEAKQWPTTAVDWAPAYRVIPTRFPAINLFDRVASADDFDALYALESLTNDRIRNEVGTLDLVPPAERRYGLGWGPIMAAFTHLNPQGSRFSDGSYGVFYCARSRDTAIAETRYHGALFLAATKEPPMRQQMRLYTVFAQGDVVDVRTWPQRDPALLHPLDYSAGQALGREVRNAGGAGIVYPSVRDPRGECLAAFRTALLRDCHHAAYLEYNWNGSAVDAVFELNQVG, from the coding sequence ATGCCGATCGAAGCAAAACAATGGCCCACGACCGCCGTCGACTGGGCACCTGCCTATCGTGTGATCCCCACCCGTTTTCCGGCCATCAACCTGTTCGACCGCGTCGCGTCGGCGGACGATTTCGACGCGCTGTACGCGCTCGAATCGCTGACCAACGACCGCATCCGCAACGAAGTCGGCACGCTCGACCTCGTGCCGCCCGCCGAGCGCCGCTACGGGCTGGGCTGGGGGCCGATCATGGCCGCGTTCACGCACCTGAATCCGCAAGGCAGCCGCTTTTCCGACGGCAGCTACGGCGTGTTCTACTGCGCCCGCTCGCGCGACACGGCGATCGCCGAAACGCGCTATCACGGCGCGCTGTTCCTGGCTGCGACGAAGGAGCCGCCGATGCGCCAGCAGATGCGGCTCTACACGGTGTTCGCGCAGGGCGACGTGGTCGACGTGCGCACGTGGCCGCAGCGCGATCCGGCGTTGCTGCATCCGCTCGATTACAGCGCGGGGCAGGCGCTCGGCCGCGAAGTGCGCAATGCGGGCGGCGCGGGGATCGTCTATCCGTCGGTGCGCGACCCGCGCGGCGAGTGCCTGGCGGCGTTTCGCACCGCGCTGCTGCGCGACTGCCATCATGCGGCCTACCTCGAATACAACTGGAACGGCTCGGCCGTCGACGCGGTGTTCGAACTCAACCAGGTCGGCTAG
- a CDS encoding MbcA/ParS/Xre antitoxin family protein → MSQPAYESHSAPPQASFAQMSAAGLRAFFNIARDWELTIDEQIVLLGSPGRSTFFKWKAAPESARLPRDTLERLSLLLGIYKALQILLPQPASADAWVKRPNDAAPFGGKRALDRMLAGNVGDLVAVRQYLDAMRGGWA, encoded by the coding sequence ATGTCACAGCCTGCCTACGAATCGCATTCCGCCCCGCCGCAGGCCTCGTTCGCGCAAATGTCGGCGGCTGGCCTGCGTGCGTTTTTCAACATCGCGCGCGACTGGGAACTGACGATCGACGAGCAGATCGTGCTGCTCGGGTCGCCCGGCCGTTCGACGTTCTTCAAGTGGAAGGCCGCGCCGGAATCGGCGCGGCTGCCGCGCGATACGCTCGAGCGGCTATCGCTGCTGCTCGGCATCTACAAGGCGCTGCAGATCCTGCTGCCGCAGCCGGCCTCGGCCGACGCATGGGTCAAGCGGCCCAACGACGCGGCGCCGTTCGGCGGCAAGCGCGCACTCGACCGCATGCTGGCCGGCAATGTCGGCGATCTGGTCGCCGTCCGGCAATATCTCGACGCGATGCGAGGTGGCTGGGCGTGA